Proteins co-encoded in one Arthrobacter globiformis genomic window:
- a CDS encoding aminoglycoside phosphotransferase family protein — translation MSRPADVPIPPDLARRYSRTSAGRAWLASLPDMIRGRLEQWQLELDLEPGALPWSGHGGVVVPVRAAGSAAALKVAFPHDEALVERHALALWNGHGAVRLLASDAGTCSMLLERLDAGRSLRTEPMDTAREVWGGLMRQLSLVPDGRPQWLEFVHVAARAEQWSDDLPAEWEQLGRPFPRWLLEAALEVCQTRGAVGRRSSEDVLVNTDFHYLNILARPEAPGPASGSTTAGNTVADGFAAIDPQPMVGEAEFAVAPVLWNRIPDLPATDPAAGLLARCHDFSVSAGLDPEVARQWSLVREVDNALHYTSRPGHAGDVARSLWVASTLAGRTLDGLPAAHDLPEPGEDAMNTSPS, via the coding sequence GTGAGCCGGCCAGCAGACGTTCCCATCCCCCCGGACCTGGCGCGCCGCTATTCGCGTACCAGCGCCGGCAGGGCCTGGCTGGCGTCACTGCCGGACATGATCCGGGGCCGGCTGGAGCAGTGGCAGCTTGAGCTTGACCTGGAACCGGGAGCGCTCCCCTGGAGCGGACACGGCGGTGTAGTGGTGCCGGTCCGCGCGGCAGGATCGGCCGCGGCATTGAAGGTGGCCTTTCCGCATGATGAAGCGCTGGTGGAACGCCACGCGCTGGCGCTGTGGAACGGCCACGGTGCGGTGCGGTTGCTGGCCTCCGACGCCGGAACGTGTTCCATGCTCCTTGAGCGCCTGGATGCCGGCAGGTCGCTCCGGACAGAGCCGATGGACACCGCCCGTGAGGTGTGGGGCGGGCTGATGCGGCAGCTGAGCCTCGTTCCCGACGGCCGGCCGCAGTGGCTGGAATTTGTGCACGTCGCCGCGCGGGCAGAACAGTGGAGCGATGACCTGCCCGCCGAATGGGAACAGCTGGGCCGCCCGTTTCCCCGGTGGCTGCTGGAGGCCGCGCTCGAGGTTTGCCAGACGCGCGGCGCCGTGGGCCGCCGCTCCTCTGAGGACGTCCTTGTCAACACTGACTTCCACTACCTCAACATCCTGGCCAGGCCCGAAGCGCCCGGGCCGGCGTCTGGGAGCACAACTGCCGGAAATACTGTCGCCGACGGCTTTGCCGCCATCGATCCCCAACCGATGGTGGGTGAGGCGGAGTTCGCCGTGGCTCCCGTGCTCTGGAACCGGATTCCGGACCTGCCCGCAACGGATCCAGCCGCGGGCCTGCTGGCCAGGTGCCATGACTTCAGTGTCTCGGCCGGGCTGGACCCGGAGGTCGCCCGGCAGTGGAGCCTGGTCCGGGAAGTGGACAACGCCCTGCACTACACCTCGAGGCCAGGCCACGCCGGTGACGTGGCACGGTCACTGTGGGTGGCCAGCACACTTGCCGGGCGGACCTTGGACGG
- a CDS encoding VIT1/CCC1 transporter family protein, translated as MDSANKPALPPAGQHANEPHGNDFVHRLNWLRAGVLGANDGIVSVAAIVVGVAGATSENGPILAAGAAGLVGGAVSMALGEYVSVSSQSDSQKALIEKERRELAEEPEEELLELAAIYRSKGLSEETARRVARELTEHDALAAHLSAELNIDEEDIVSPWHAAFASAIAFTLGAVLPMLAILLPPESIRVAVTFGAVLLALAVTGAVGAWIGGGSKTRAAARVVVGGGLALAATFTIGNLLGASGIV; from the coding sequence ATGGATTCAGCGAACAAGCCAGCGTTGCCCCCTGCGGGGCAGCACGCTAATGAGCCCCACGGCAACGACTTCGTGCACCGCCTGAACTGGCTGCGTGCGGGCGTGCTCGGCGCCAACGACGGGATCGTGTCGGTCGCGGCCATTGTGGTGGGCGTGGCCGGAGCGACCAGCGAGAACGGCCCGATCCTCGCCGCCGGTGCTGCCGGCCTCGTAGGTGGTGCAGTATCCATGGCCCTGGGTGAGTACGTCTCCGTGAGCAGCCAGAGCGACAGCCAGAAGGCGTTGATCGAGAAGGAACGGCGTGAACTTGCCGAGGAACCGGAAGAGGAGCTGCTGGAGCTCGCCGCGATCTACCGGAGCAAGGGCCTGAGCGAGGAGACGGCCCGGAGAGTGGCCCGGGAACTCACGGAGCACGACGCCCTGGCTGCCCATCTTTCCGCCGAGCTCAATATTGACGAAGAGGACATTGTGAGCCCCTGGCATGCCGCCTTTGCATCGGCCATCGCCTTCACACTGGGGGCCGTGCTGCCGATGCTTGCCATCCTGCTGCCTCCGGAAAGCATTCGTGTTGCTGTGACTTTTGGAGCAGTCCTGCTTGCCTTGGCCGTGACGGGCGCCGTCGGAGCGTGGATCGGCGGGGGCTCGAAAACCCGGGCGGCTGCACGGGTGGTGGTGGGGGGCGGCCTCGCCCTGGCTGCGACGTTCACCATCGGCAACCTGCTAGGAGCCAGCGGCATCGTGTAG
- a CDS encoding ferritin-like domain-containing protein — MNDDSGRKGRPASYLRYGLLALSAFLVLSLGFALVPRESPAPAAPPFSEQARTAALAETLDLRTSSQQLADGSSGARRQLFSHTVTLLTTQARALLLPGGATAGAAAGASSAAGASGTAGPAATASSGTAPAGTATLPKLVAALSKSGKARLVHAEKADGGMARLLAAVGTAQLLQATALAQAAGTPPPALEAPTATRGNAATACSVAGPSDSSTESHDGAQSSNGAQSTRTADPSGSATLAAALNRVVRTEVETVYGYQVALTRLDGSAADQAASLLATHETLVGQAEAYTRVHCVPVPPREPGYTLGTSFLQKPAAGLASLEAGTLPVYGDLVALSDGETRRWAVASLVAAAQRTMRWGSDPGPVPGIVLDTTLLPELPEPAAPSARQTDGGAAATPAAP; from the coding sequence GTGAATGACGACAGCGGGCGAAAAGGAAGGCCGGCCAGCTATCTACGGTACGGCCTGCTGGCACTCTCCGCATTCCTGGTGCTGAGTCTCGGTTTTGCGCTGGTTCCGCGGGAATCTCCGGCACCGGCAGCCCCACCCTTCTCCGAGCAGGCGCGCACCGCCGCCCTCGCCGAAACCCTGGACCTGAGGACTTCCAGCCAGCAGCTCGCGGACGGGTCGTCCGGAGCCCGGCGGCAGCTGTTTTCGCACACTGTGACATTGCTGACTACGCAGGCAAGGGCGCTCCTTCTTCCGGGCGGTGCCACCGCCGGTGCTGCGGCGGGCGCAAGTTCAGCGGCCGGCGCGTCGGGAACCGCAGGCCCGGCCGCCACGGCATCATCAGGGACAGCACCAGCGGGCACGGCAACGCTGCCTAAGCTGGTGGCCGCGCTGTCCAAGAGCGGCAAGGCACGTCTCGTCCATGCCGAGAAGGCCGACGGCGGGATGGCCCGCCTGCTCGCTGCGGTGGGGACCGCTCAGCTGCTTCAGGCGACGGCGCTTGCACAGGCTGCCGGGACACCGCCACCTGCGCTTGAGGCGCCAACGGCAACGCGGGGCAACGCGGCTACGGCGTGCTCCGTCGCCGGCCCTTCGGACAGCAGCACTGAGTCACATGACGGCGCCCAGTCAAGCAACGGTGCCCAGTCCACCCGGACTGCCGACCCGTCTGGCAGTGCCACGCTGGCTGCAGCCCTGAACCGGGTGGTCCGGACAGAAGTTGAGACGGTGTACGGCTACCAGGTGGCGCTGACCCGCCTGGACGGGTCCGCCGCGGACCAGGCTGCCTCCCTCCTGGCCACGCACGAGACCCTGGTTGGCCAGGCAGAGGCGTACACACGCGTTCACTGTGTGCCCGTTCCTCCCCGTGAACCGGGCTACACCCTGGGCACCTCGTTCCTGCAGAAGCCCGCTGCGGGACTGGCCAGCCTGGAGGCAGGAACGCTCCCGGTCTACGGCGACCTTGTGGCGCTGAGTGACGGTGAGACGCGGCGGTGGGCCGTCGCCTCGCTGGTCGCCGCTGCCCAGCGGACAATGCGCTGGGGGTCCGATCCGGGGCCCGTTCCTGGCATTGTGCTGGACACCACGCTCCTGCCGGAGCTTCCGGAACCGGCTGCGCCGTCGGCCCGCCAGACCGACGGCGGCGCAGCGGCAACCCCCGCCGCACCCTAA
- the rimP gene encoding ribosome maturation factor RimP: MSNAEATTSSDRTDAGKAEPAAVHNPEAERLRALLEPAVQSHRLYLEDVAIHIAGSNRVVHVVVDLPQEETGGVSLDVIADISKELSDILDTDPSTDSRPYDLEVSSPGVGRPLTEPRHWHRARGRMVNVNVIQGENVTGRIQSVDDAGVTLVPEIAVKKGMKPRQGDPVKLPFDKIRSGKVEIEFSRLDEAGLETEHNGPSEEA; encoded by the coding sequence GTGAGCAATGCAGAAGCCACGACTTCATCAGACCGGACCGACGCGGGAAAGGCTGAACCCGCGGCTGTCCACAATCCCGAGGCTGAACGCCTCCGGGCGCTGCTGGAACCCGCGGTCCAGTCGCACCGGCTTTACCTGGAGGATGTTGCCATCCACATCGCAGGCTCCAACCGCGTGGTCCACGTAGTGGTGGATCTGCCGCAGGAAGAAACCGGCGGGGTAAGCCTTGACGTCATTGCAGACATTTCCAAGGAACTTTCCGACATCCTGGACACTGACCCGAGCACGGACAGCCGTCCGTATGATCTTGAGGTTTCATCGCCCGGCGTTGGGCGGCCGCTGACCGAGCCCCGGCACTGGCACCGCGCCCGCGGCCGCATGGTCAACGTCAACGTGATCCAGGGCGAGAACGTCACCGGCCGGATCCAATCGGTTGACGATGCCGGCGTGACCCTCGTCCCCGAAATAGCCGTGAAAAAGGGCATGAAGCCCAGGCAGGGCGACCCCGTAAAACTTCCTTTCGACAAGATCCGCAGCGGAAAAGTCGAAATTGAGTTCAGCCGCCTCGACGAGGCCGGTCTGGAAACTGAGCACAATGGACCTTCTGAGGAGGCCTGA
- the nusA gene encoding transcription termination factor NusA codes for MDIDMSALRLLEREREIPLDLLIPTIEQALLVAYHKSPGAFEKARAELDRKSGHVTIWATEIDDDGAPIGEFEHTPAGFGRIAASTARQIILQRLRDVEDDNVLGEFKGREGELVAGLIQQGNNPHMIQVNLGTVEALLPPPEQVPGEKYIHGNRLRAYVIDVHRGTKGPSITLSRSHPGLVRKLFELEVPEIADRSVEIVALAREAGHRTKIAVKANTPGINAKGACIGEMGSRVRAVMTELNDEKIDIVDFSEDPATFIASALSPSRVNSVTITDEATRSARVVVPDYQLSLAIGKEGQNARLAAKLTGWRIDIVSDAAAPRG; via the coding sequence ATGGATATTGACATGAGCGCGCTGAGACTCCTGGAGCGTGAGCGCGAAATCCCGCTGGATCTCCTCATCCCCACGATCGAGCAGGCACTGCTCGTCGCCTACCACAAGTCGCCGGGCGCCTTCGAGAAGGCCCGGGCGGAGCTGGACCGCAAGAGCGGCCACGTAACCATTTGGGCCACGGAAATCGACGACGATGGCGCACCCATCGGCGAGTTCGAGCACACGCCGGCCGGGTTCGGCCGCATTGCCGCCAGCACCGCCCGGCAGATCATCCTGCAGCGGCTGCGCGACGTTGAGGACGACAACGTCCTGGGTGAATTCAAGGGCCGTGAGGGTGAACTTGTTGCCGGGCTGATCCAGCAGGGCAACAACCCCCACATGATCCAGGTCAACCTGGGCACCGTGGAAGCCCTGCTTCCGCCGCCGGAGCAGGTGCCGGGGGAGAAGTACATCCACGGGAACCGGCTTCGTGCCTACGTGATCGACGTGCACCGGGGCACCAAGGGCCCGTCCATCACCCTCTCCCGTTCGCACCCGGGCCTGGTTCGGAAGCTTTTCGAACTGGAGGTCCCGGAGATCGCCGACCGTTCCGTGGAGATTGTCGCCCTGGCCCGCGAAGCCGGGCACCGCACCAAGATCGCGGTGAAGGCAAACACCCCGGGCATCAACGCCAAGGGTGCGTGCATCGGCGAGATGGGCTCGCGCGTGCGGGCGGTTATGACCGAACTGAACGACGAAAAGATCGACATCGTTGACTTCAGCGAGGATCCGGCCACCTTCATCGCCAGCGCATTGTCGCCGTCGCGTGTGAATTCAGTCACCATCACCGACGAGGCTACCCGTTCGGCCCGCGTCGTGGTGCCGGACTACCAGCTCTCCCTTGCCATCGGCAAGGAGGGGCAGAACGCCCGCCTCGCCGCCAAGCTGACGGGGTGGCGGATCGATATCGTCTCCGACGCCGCCGCTCCGCGCGGTTAG
- a CDS encoding YlxR family protein, translated as MQQLGNQPQRTCIGCRKKGPRSELLRLVSDTGGSSAVVVDERRRMAGRGAWLHPSEACLALAVKRRAFGRALNGSTGTADVERRITAGAHAADVPASAVPTVQPESGSEI; from the coding sequence GTGCAGCAACTCGGGAATCAGCCGCAGCGTACCTGCATCGGATGCCGGAAAAAAGGGCCGCGGTCAGAGTTGCTCCGGCTCGTCTCCGACACCGGCGGTTCGTCCGCCGTGGTGGTGGATGAACGACGCCGGATGGCTGGCCGGGGTGCATGGCTGCACCCCAGCGAAGCGTGCCTGGCCCTGGCGGTCAAGCGGCGAGCCTTCGGAAGAGCCCTCAACGGGTCAACCGGAACCGCCGACGTCGAACGCCGGATAACGGCAGGAGCGCACGCTGCGGACGTCCCGGCGTCTGCAGTACCAACCGTCCAACCTGAAAGCGGGTCAGAAATCTGA
- the infB gene encoding translation initiation factor IF-2, translating to MAKVRVHELAKELGITSKDAVTKLQELGEFVRSASSTIEAPVVRKLRNAFPAAAASKSEAPAAAPKSPAKPAETRTAPAPGPAAPRAAAPAPAPAPAPAPAPAPKAEAPAAPAAPAAPAAPAAATPAAPSTGAKPGARPAPKAETPSRPGGAPRPGGPRPGNNPFATSQGMPRGRGGDGERPPRPGNNPFATSQGMPRPGGGRTDGDRPGGPRPAAGAGGPRPGAPRPGATPGPRPAAGAGGPRPGGPRPGAGGNRPTPGMMPNRTERPAPAGAGRPGGGGRGPGRPGAPGTGAPGGGGGAPAGGGFGKGGRGRGGTQGAFGKGGAGRGKQRKSKRAKRQELEQMSAPSLGGVSVPRGDGNTVIRLRRGSSITDFADKIEANPAALVTVLFHLGEMATATQSLDEDTFALLGEELGYKLQVVSPEDEERELLSAFDIDVEAELEAEGDEELEARPPVVTVMGHVDHGKTRLLDAIRNSDVVAGEHGGITQHIGAYQISHEHEGALRDITFIDTPGHEAFTAMRARGAKVTDIAILVVAADDGVMPQTVEALNHAQAANVPIVVAVNKIDKEGANPDKVKGQLTEYGLVPEEYGGDTMFVEVSARQNVNIDELIDAVLLTADAALDLRANPDKAARGIAIEANLDKGRGSVATVLVQSGTLAVGDTIVAGTAHGRVRAMFDEDGEALDVALPSRPVQVLGLSNVPRAGDTFLVTTDERTARQIAEKREAADRNAQLAKRRKRISLEDFDQAVAEGKIDTLNLILKGDVSGAVEALEDALLKIDVGEGVQLRVIHRGVGAITQNDVNLATVDSAVIIGFNVKPAERVAELADREGVDMRFYSVIYAAIDDIELALKGMLKPEYEEVQLGTAEVREVFRSSKFGNIAGSIVRTGTIRRNTKARITRAGKLIGDNLTVETLKRFKDDVTEVRTDFECGIGLGSYNDITEGDIIETFEMREKPRV from the coding sequence GTGGCCAAGGTCCGCGTACATGAGCTTGCAAAAGAGCTCGGTATTACTTCCAAAGATGCAGTAACCAAACTGCAGGAACTGGGCGAATTTGTTCGCTCCGCCTCTTCCACCATTGAGGCCCCCGTGGTGCGGAAACTCCGCAACGCGTTCCCGGCTGCTGCCGCTTCGAAGTCCGAAGCCCCCGCAGCCGCCCCCAAGTCTCCGGCGAAGCCGGCAGAAACCCGTACCGCGCCGGCTCCCGGCCCCGCTGCCCCCAGGGCTGCGGCGCCTGCTCCGGCTCCCGCACCGGCACCGGCACCGGCACCGGCCCCCAAGGCCGAGGCGCCTGCAGCCCCGGCTGCTCCCGCCGCACCGGCAGCTCCGGCTGCCGCAACGCCTGCTGCGCCCTCCACCGGTGCCAAGCCGGGAGCACGTCCCGCGCCGAAGGCTGAAACCCCCTCACGTCCGGGCGGCGCTCCGCGTCCCGGTGGCCCCCGCCCCGGCAACAACCCCTTCGCCACGTCCCAGGGCATGCCCCGCGGCCGCGGAGGCGACGGCGAACGTCCGCCGCGCCCGGGCAACAACCCGTTTGCAACTTCCCAGGGCATGCCCCGTCCGGGCGGCGGCCGCACTGACGGCGACCGTCCCGGCGGCCCGCGTCCGGCAGCCGGTGCAGGTGGACCCCGCCCCGGTGCTCCGCGTCCAGGCGCTACGCCCGGCCCGCGTCCCGCAGCTGGCGCAGGTGGACCCCGTCCCGGCGGTCCCCGTCCGGGTGCCGGCGGAAACCGGCCCACGCCTGGCATGATGCCTAACCGCACCGAGCGTCCCGCACCTGCAGGTGCCGGCCGTCCCGGTGGCGGCGGACGCGGTCCCGGCCGTCCCGGCGCTCCCGGAACCGGCGCTCCCGGTGGCGGCGGCGGTGCTCCGGCCGGCGGTGGCTTCGGCAAGGGCGGCCGCGGTCGCGGTGGCACCCAGGGTGCCTTCGGCAAGGGCGGCGCTGGCCGCGGCAAGCAGCGCAAGTCGAAGCGCGCAAAGCGCCAGGAACTTGAGCAGATGAGCGCACCGTCGCTGGGCGGCGTGAGCGTACCCCGCGGCGACGGCAACACCGTTATCCGGCTTCGTCGTGGATCGTCCATCACGGACTTCGCTGACAAGATCGAGGCGAACCCCGCCGCACTGGTTACCGTGCTCTTCCACCTCGGTGAAATGGCAACGGCAACCCAGTCGCTGGACGAGGACACGTTTGCACTCCTTGGTGAGGAACTCGGCTACAAGCTGCAGGTCGTTTCTCCGGAGGACGAGGAGCGCGAACTGCTCAGCGCCTTCGATATCGACGTCGAGGCCGAACTCGAGGCTGAAGGCGACGAAGAGCTTGAGGCGCGTCCGCCGGTAGTTACCGTGATGGGTCACGTTGACCACGGTAAGACCCGGCTTCTGGATGCGATCCGTAACTCCGACGTCGTTGCCGGCGAGCATGGCGGCATCACGCAGCACATCGGTGCTTACCAGATCAGCCACGAGCACGAGGGCGCCCTGCGCGACATCACCTTCATCGATACCCCGGGCCACGAGGCGTTCACCGCCATGCGTGCCCGTGGTGCGAAGGTCACGGACATCGCCATCCTGGTTGTGGCTGCGGACGACGGCGTGATGCCGCAGACCGTTGAAGCCCTCAACCACGCCCAAGCGGCCAACGTGCCGATCGTCGTGGCCGTGAACAAGATCGACAAGGAAGGCGCCAACCCGGACAAGGTCAAGGGCCAGCTGACCGAGTACGGCCTGGTTCCGGAAGAATACGGTGGCGACACCATGTTCGTTGAGGTTTCTGCCCGCCAGAACGTCAACATCGACGAACTGATCGACGCCGTGCTGCTGACCGCCGACGCTGCGCTGGACCTTCGGGCCAACCCGGACAAGGCTGCACGAGGAATCGCCATTGAAGCGAACCTGGACAAGGGCCGCGGTTCCGTGGCCACCGTCCTGGTGCAGTCCGGTACCCTCGCGGTCGGCGACACGATCGTGGCCGGCACGGCTCACGGCCGCGTACGTGCCATGTTCGACGAAGACGGCGAGGCCCTCGACGTCGCACTGCCGTCGCGTCCGGTTCAGGTCCTTGGCCTGTCCAACGTGCCGCGCGCCGGTGACACCTTCCTGGTGACCACCGACGAGCGTACGGCCCGCCAGATCGCCGAAAAGCGTGAAGCGGCCGACCGCAACGCCCAGCTCGCCAAGCGCCGCAAGCGCATCAGCCTGGAAGACTTCGACCAGGCCGTCGCCGAAGGCAAGATCGACACCCTCAACCTCATCCTCAAGGGTGACGTGTCCGGTGCCGTGGAAGCCCTCGAAGACGCGCTGCTCAAGATCGACGTCGGCGAAGGCGTCCAGCTCCGCGTCATCCACCGCGGTGTCGGTGCGATCACGCAGAACGACGTCAACCTGGCAACGGTCGACAGCGCCGTCATCATCGGCTTCAACGTCAAGCCCGCCGAGCGTGTTGCCGAACTGGCAGACCGCGAAGGCGTGGACATGCGCTTCTACTCCGTCATCTACGCAGCCATCGATGACATCGAGCTGGCCCTCAAGGGCATGCTCAAGCCGGAGTACGAGGAGGTCCAGCTGGGCACGGCCGAGGTCCGCGAAGTGTTCCGTTCCTCCAAGTTCGGCAACATTGCAGGTTCCATCGTTCGCACCGGTACCATCCGACGCAACACGAAGGCCCGCATCACCCGCGCCGGCAAGCTCATTGGCGACAACCTCACGGTGGAGACGCTCAAGCGCTTCAAGGACGACGTCACCGAGGTCCGCACGGACTTCGAGTGCGGTATCGGACTTGGCTCGTACAACGACATCACCGAGGGCGACATCATCGAGACCTTCGAGATGCGCGAGAAGCCGCGCGTCTAG
- the rbfA gene encoding 30S ribosome-binding factor RbfA: protein MADPARAAKMAQRIKVVVAEALGRKVKDPRLEGITVTDARVTNDLQHATIYYTVFGDQAVQIDAARGLEKAKGVLRQEVGRNITARLTPTLEFVADQIPVNASNLEELLREAKRRDAEVAALAEKAKHAGDADPYKSDVQPDVEIDEDDFDEEDLDLADDEAIDEDRNR from the coding sequence ATGGCTGATCCGGCACGCGCTGCCAAGATGGCGCAGCGGATTAAGGTTGTTGTTGCTGAGGCTTTGGGCCGGAAGGTTAAAGATCCCCGGCTTGAGGGCATTACTGTCACTGATGCCCGGGTGACCAATGACCTGCAGCATGCCACCATCTACTACACCGTGTTCGGTGACCAGGCCGTGCAGATTGATGCCGCCAGGGGACTGGAGAAGGCCAAGGGTGTGCTGCGGCAGGAAGTGGGCCGCAACATCACTGCCCGGCTTACCCCCACACTCGAGTTCGTGGCCGACCAAATTCCGGTGAACGCCTCCAACCTGGAGGAGCTGCTCCGGGAGGCCAAGCGGCGCGACGCCGAGGTGGCTGCCCTGGCCGAGAAGGCCAAGCACGCCGGCGACGCCGACCCATACAAGAGCGACGTCCAGCCGGACGTGGAAATCGACGAAGACGATTTCGACGAAGAAGACCTCGATCTGGCGGACGACGAGGCAATCGACGAGGACCGGAACCGCTAG
- a CDS encoding ScyD/ScyE family protein, which produces MEKQRALLAAVAAASLLLSASPAGHAAPAGKAAGSQSAPTVLAKGLLSPLHLSDGPDGSVLVSEEFAGQLTKIARDGSKSVVYRNAAWDVAGSDRRGRTIYLAESQGAGPMDPRPLAGHIRSIDADGKHRTFGDLAALERKHNADGGTSYGFKDLPAACAAKLPKDIQASYKGQIDSHPYGIEVYGDTIYVADAGANAIVSVDVESGEAETVAVLPARPHTFTAKEAAALKLPGCIAGHTYRFEPVPTDVERGPDGWLYVSVLPGGPEDPVLGARGAVYKVNPHNGHVKLFADDVMSPTGLDMDDDGHVYVASLFGKGVLRLSAHSGKQTVVLPGMLTADVDIRGESIYATVNSLPAPNAAPDGRVVKAPLGD; this is translated from the coding sequence ATGGAAAAGCAACGAGCACTTTTGGCGGCTGTCGCGGCTGCCTCACTCCTCTTGTCGGCGTCCCCGGCGGGCCACGCGGCCCCGGCAGGCAAGGCAGCAGGGAGCCAGTCCGCACCGACTGTGCTTGCAAAGGGCCTGCTGAGCCCGCTCCACCTCAGCGACGGACCGGACGGTTCGGTTCTGGTCAGCGAGGAATTCGCGGGGCAGCTGACGAAAATCGCCCGGGACGGCAGCAAATCGGTGGTCTACCGGAACGCGGCCTGGGATGTGGCCGGCAGCGACCGCCGCGGCCGCACCATATACCTGGCCGAGAGCCAGGGCGCCGGTCCCATGGATCCGAGGCCGTTGGCCGGCCACATCAGGAGCATTGACGCCGACGGCAAGCACCGCACCTTCGGCGACCTTGCTGCCCTGGAGAGGAAGCACAACGCCGACGGCGGCACCAGCTACGGCTTCAAGGACCTTCCCGCCGCCTGCGCTGCGAAGCTCCCGAAGGACATCCAGGCCTCCTACAAGGGCCAGATCGATTCGCATCCCTACGGAATCGAAGTTTACGGCGACACCATCTACGTAGCCGACGCCGGAGCCAACGCCATCGTGTCGGTCGATGTGGAGTCGGGCGAGGCCGAAACCGTTGCCGTGCTGCCCGCCCGGCCGCACACGTTCACCGCCAAGGAGGCCGCCGCCCTCAAGCTTCCGGGCTGCATCGCCGGCCACACCTACCGCTTCGAGCCCGTGCCCACCGACGTCGAACGCGGACCGGATGGTTGGCTCTATGTCTCCGTGCTGCCCGGCGGCCCGGAGGACCCGGTGCTGGGTGCCCGCGGAGCGGTGTACAAGGTCAATCCCCACAACGGCCACGTGAAGCTGTTCGCCGACGACGTCATGTCACCGACCGGGCTGGACATGGACGACGACGGGCACGTGTACGTCGCGTCCCTGTTCGGCAAGGGCGTGCTGCGGCTGTCTGCCCACTCAGGCAAGCAGACTGTGGTGCTTCCGGGAATGCTCACGGCAGACGTCGACATCAGGGGCGAGAGCATCTACGCGACGGTCAACTCGCTGCCGGCACCGAATGCGGCACCGGACGGCCGCGTCGTCAAGGCCCCGCTCGGCGACTGA
- a CDS encoding nucleoside deaminase gives MRAHPSAADVTEHLTEAVALAQRNVAAGGGPFGALVVTADGTVHEGVNRVTRDNDPTAHAEVVAIRTAAAETRNFDLSGAVLYASCEPCPLCLAAALWARIDRVYFAADRHGAAAAGFDDALFYEYFGGSRPELLPVSHTPVPTSGNPFDAWRNNAERTDY, from the coding sequence ATGCGCGCCCACCCTTCAGCTGCAGACGTGACCGAACACCTGACCGAGGCTGTGGCATTGGCCCAACGGAACGTCGCGGCCGGTGGCGGTCCCTTCGGTGCGCTGGTGGTGACGGCCGACGGCACTGTCCACGAAGGGGTCAACCGCGTCACGCGGGACAACGACCCCACCGCCCATGCCGAGGTGGTGGCAATCCGGACCGCTGCTGCAGAGACCCGGAACTTTGATCTCAGTGGCGCTGTCCTGTACGCCAGCTGCGAGCCCTGCCCGCTGTGCCTCGCTGCTGCGCTCTGGGCGCGGATCGACCGGGTGTACTTCGCCGCCGACCGGCACGGCGCGGCCGCCGCGGGATTCGACGACGCGCTTTTCTACGAATACTTCGGCGGCTCCCGGCCGGAACTGCTGCCTGTCAGCCACACCCCGGTTCCGACGTCGGGCAACCCGTTCGATGCCTGGCGCAACAACGCCGAACGCACCGACTACTGA